The genomic interval AGTCAAATCTCTTACCCTTTCCTCCACTAAGAAGGTGAGACGAGTCAGAGCAATTGTTCAGGATGGGGTCACGTCCAACAATAGTTCATGAGGAAACCCTGAAGAGGTTCCAGACGGAGGATGGAAACTACTATCTGCAATACCAGAACAGCAGTTCGAGGGTAATAGAGATGATTGATGTAGTTTCCCCTCCAGGTTTGATTGATACTCTCAAAGATGCCGCCTACAAATACGCCAAGGACAATAAATTGGCCGCCACCTGTCTTTGCAACTCTGTGAGTGACCGGCTTCATTTATttacttgttttttttcctaatgTTTCCTCCCGCAAATTTGATTCAGTTTGAATATAAATTTCTTCGACATGTCGAAATATCATATAAGTTAATTTGTTAGGTTATTTGAAAACAAGGGTCTAAATCTGCAATGGAAATTCCTCTGATGCTATATGGCaaatatcatatcatcaaTTGGTAATGTAAACATAGCATTAAATGTCTCATCTTCCCAAAACAttcagttttgatttttgCGTCTGTGTAGCAAAAGGACCAGGTTTGTTAAGCTTTGGTTTCTTGGAATTATCTTCAAGAGAACTCGTAAGGTATCTTGGAATTTCTCTTTAGGTATGTGGATATTGTAGTGACAATGAGAAATTTGGTTATATACGTTCATCAAAGGTGGAGATATTTTGGGGCACGTGCCTCAGTAAGCTTTCAAGAGTATGTACTAATAATACATTTCTTGTGTACTTATATCTCTAAAAGTTATTCTGCTGTTTGCGCCAAAGGTGTATAAATATGTAATACTAGTTTCAGGTTTGATTGTTGCCATCTGCAATTCAGCAACAATGTtattatctttttaattctcaacATCAGTAGTTCAGTACTATTCATTCTCAACATTGATGCTACTTCTTTCACCTAGCTaaacggaaaaaaaaactattccTTCATATAGTATTTAAGTTTGAATGTTGATTAATATGTTTAATTTTGaagaaatttgtaattttagatggattttcattttttttttagaatttgaTATGctcttttttaaatttattaaataacTCTCACACCCTTACTGGGTCTTTCATTCTCACTGAGATTTGAACACATGTTCTCGACCTTTTAAACTTCGAGTGCCTTAGTGGAGATTTATTTCTGGCTCTGCTTGTGACATTCGTTCGACAacaaatttaatataatagaAGAGTATTTTCTTATTCAACTCCCAATAGTAAAACTTAAAACTTGTCATATATACTGTATTACAGATATATTATTATGTCTTTGGTTGCCTTCACATTGAAGTTTCAGCGTGGCTTGCTGACATCTTGTTTTTCATGTGTTTGCAGGGTCGGCTTAGTAATTATCGAGTGCCTGAGGGTCAGATGGTAATCGGTCGTCGTGAGAAATGATCCATGAAAAATAAAGTGAATGTTTGGATAGAATGAAATTATAAGAATATGGTTCAAGATGCCTTGATTTTGTTCCATATTGGTTCGTCATAATAAACTATATTTGTCAGCAAGAGCACCATTAGGTTATAAGGTCATAGGTTCGATTCATGCCAAGCAGGGAGGTATGAAACCcttagatatttttttttaaataaaaaaaataaaattttgggGTAGTCCAGTTTTATGTTAATACGTTAGCAAGATAAAACGCATTAATATAAgaatatttgatttgtttgagtTCTCCTTTACTTATTACCACTGATAAAGCCATGCATCCTAAAGTACCATTAAATTGTGGTTTGCTATATTTATCATTTGCTTTAAAACACAATTAAATAAAATGACTAAAGGTGGTGACATAGAAACATGGAAATTTCTAATCTACGGTTGTGAATAAAAACGCGTGAGTTTATCTCAAGTTATAAAAGCATGAGACTAGTATGTACATAAACCAAGTTATTAGTTTTGTCACTGGTTGTGTTGATGAAGATAGTGCAGAAGTCATTTGATGTCGTGGGGTTGCGTTGTTAAAAGCTCGTTCCTCTTTTTTTCTGAAATCGCTCTCACTGGTGGAGGGTATTGTTGTGGCCGTGAATGGGATTGGAAATCAGGGTTTCGCATGTGGTTGAATGCAGGCATCTGTTCCCGGTGCAGGAGGATGGTCTGTAGATCAAGTAAAAGATTGAGATTAGTGGTTGTGTTTCACTCTTTGGCGGTGGTTGTTGTGTTGCAGTGTTGGATTATGTGCATTGGTTTCTTTTTTGGAGGCTGAAGCCTGCTAGCAAAGAACACTGCTGTACTGGTGACTATTTGTTTTGAAACAAATGTGACATCTTGGAAAGACCACTTGATGTGTCACACGATTGGTTATCCTAATGTCCTTCACCCAATTTCATTTTACCACTAAGCGCCAAAAACCAATGGTCAATCGCCACCTGACTGCTCCTACATTTTTTATGTAGGTGTTTATTACGTATCTGAGGCACAATGTTATTCACCACGGTAAAAACACACTGaaatattgtttcaaacccgcGTTATTATAGCTAGTGGAATTGGAAGCTATTTCCTCACGTGCGTACTGCGTGATGACTATAGTCGTCTTTGATAAAGATTAAAGAGAGCAGAGGATGAGAGACAGGCTCAGAGGCACGGACGCGAGAGGAGTAAAAAAAGAGCGAAGATGGCTACTGCAAGTGGCGCGGCAGGGGGCGGTTCATCGGCGCCGAAGATAGTGTGGAACGAAGCCAAGTATAGATTCGAGTCAGACGACCAGAAAGCCTACATAGACTACGTTCTCAGAGAGAAGGGCAAAGTGATGGACTTGGTTCACACTTATGTCCCATCCTCCAAGAGAGGCTTGGGCTTGGCCTCCCATCTCTGCGTTGCTGCCTTCAACCACGCCAAAGCCAACTCCATGTCTGTCATCCCCACCTGCTCTTACGTCTCTGTAAGTACTAATTCACTTACCCTTTTCTGGGTTTCTCATGATTCTgggttgttgatgatgattggtaCCTCTAGAAATGATTGTGTTCATTCGCTTATTCGGGTGTTGAGATTATTGTCTGCTCTCATCGTTCTTGCCTACAGCAATACATAATGGTAATCATACATGTATAAGTTTTGTTGATACTAAGGCAATTAATAGGTAGATTTCTAAAATCAATGGAAGTAGGATGGATGAGGAACTTGGATGAAGTTTCTGTGTGATTGTGTGAATCaacttaatttaaaattttcaactttcaaatacagTTGGATGGTATGGACATTTATCGCCTGTGTTTTTGGATTCATACTTTCGTACTTGTGTTGGGTTGCGACTTGCGACATATTTAACTTTACTTCATGTTGGCAGGAAACCTTTCTCCCAAAGAACCCCTCTTGGAAGTCTCAGCTGTACTCCCCTGAGACCAAGTCTAGTATATAGAGTTCTAAACAACTTGGGTGTAATAAACGACCGTACTTTTAGTTCGAAATGCTTGTAAGCTCGGCCAGGGAAAACGTTATCCTGCTCTTCCTTCTTAAATGTATGCTTGTTCAAGGCAACCGAAATAAAACTTATTAGATCATGGTTTTCGAACTTGGTGTTGAGGACCATTTGAATATGAATCACTAGAGATGGAAGGCAGAAACTGATTATGTACCATAGTAACAGCATGTCAGAGTATCGTATaaacttcaaataaaaattacacatATTTCATAGTTCTGTACCATAACTTATTTATTGAATACAGTATTGTACCAACAGATTACAGCACACTTCATAGTTCTTTCTCGGTATATACAATTGAAGCAAACAACAGTGAATTGTGAATACCAGAAGAGAAATAACCGGAGAGCACATTGATAAAATgtagaaataaataaacaaaagatATTGAAGAATTATTGTGTCTCTCGCACTACTGTTTCTACACCTGACCAATTAACTCCTGGTACGGAAGATCACTCctttgaggttagtcattctattgggactaatactagtgaggctaataggAGACAATATGTcctgccaaataggtctactcggggtcagccaacaaagaaatatgaacctacccttcaagCTAAAACTAAGTAccatgtggcaaattttatgtctaccaaaagattgtctaagtcatatgaatcatttgtgaatcaaatatctactgtatcagtacctaacaaagtgcaggatgcattgagagacacaaaatgaatgaaagcaatggaggaagagattgaagcattacaaaagaacaatacttgggagcttgtatctccaccacatggcaagaagactgtgggatgtcATTGAGTGTTTatagtgaagcataatccagatgggtcagtgagccggtataaaacACGTCTAGTAGCAAAATGGTTCACctagacatatggcatagactatgataaGACATTTGCGCATGTTGCAAAAATAAAcattattcgggtattgctctctcttGCTGCTAatttaaactggccacttagacagtttgatgttaaaaatgtattccttcatggagaacttatagaagaagtgtacatggatcttccgccggGTATGCGGCCGCTTCTCtaagtaactttgtatgcagattgagaaaatctttgtatggtcttaaacagtcacctcgtgcttggtttggaagattctcacaattcatgaggagaattggctacaaacaaagtaattcagaccacacattatttctcagacatcaacaaggaAAAGTAACAgctctaattatatatgttgatgatatggtagttactgggaacgatactgttgaggtggatagattacaaaaacagctagccacagagtttgagatgaaagacctaggtacactcaagtacttatagggtattgaggtagcccggggaagtgatggtatctatctgtgtcagaggaagtacatcattgacctactaacagagaccggTATGCtagattgcactcccattgatactcctattgagcagaaccatcggttggcagagtacccagatcaagtgcccaccGACAAAACTCGTTACCAGAGACTAGTTGGAcgcttgatttatttgtcacatatcagaccagatgttgcctatgcagtgagtgtagtaagtcagttcatgcataatccaagtatggatcacatggatgctgttgtgaggattttgaggtacttgaagtcagctccagggagaggagtaatgttttcaaatcacaacaatatctttgaggtttgtggcttcacagatgcagactgggctggaaatattacagatcgaaggtccacatcaggatactttacatttgttgggggtaagcttgttacatggaagagtaagaaacaaaaagtggtagctcgatctagtgctgaagcggAATACataggtatggctcagggagtgtaaattattatggcttagaaatttgctacaagatttgggtattaagcctaagtgtattatgcagctgtactgtgacaacacgacagctattgatatttcccagaatcctgtgcaacatgatcgtacaaaacacgtggaagttgatcgtcactttataaaggagaaactaGACGCAACaatcatcagttttccttttgttcctacagaagagcaatttgcagatatgctcacaaaatgagtgttTAAAAAGaccttttatgattcacttagcaagttgggcatgattgatatgtatgcactaACTTGAGAGGGAGTGTTGGCGTGAATCAAGGCCCGTAATTCACTGTGTAAAACACTTTTCCTCTGTCTGCCGCTCCAGAGTTGTTGATCATGTTCTCTTAACTCACATTGGTCCGGTGAGCACGTTTGATGTCATTCAAGGACTCAAAGACATCAAAGATCTTGATCCCTCTACGTGGAACTTTCCGCCTCCGCCGCGCTACAAAATGCCGCCTTGCATATTTTCATATCATCATATTATCGATTTGAAGTTGGACAACTGTTTGCTAAAACCCCCTTCAACATTCAAAGGGTTCAGGAGTTTGAAGAGTCTTGAAATTGAGAAAGTTATGCTGGCGCAAGATGTGTTGGATAATATGATTCTTCTTTGTCCTCTGCTTGAGAGATTGACTTTGAATAACTGTGATGGTTTCATCCAAATCAGGATTGAACATATTCATGCACCGAATCTCCAATCCCTTGACATACGCGGTGGAAATCAGGATTTTAGTCTTGTGAATATGTTAACTCTTGCTGTTGTTGCTATCGGTTTTAACACAGCAAAGGTCCCGTGGAGGAGGTACAGCAGATTGATCAACTTTTTTGATAGCCTTCCTTGTGTTCAAGAGCTCCAATTAACTGCAACTTTTTGTCATACTTGGTTGGTGGTGCGTTGCTTGAAAAGCTACCGAAACCATTTCTGTATCTGAAATTTCTTAGCATAGTCATTTGCTTCAATGATCGGGAGGATATTTCAACTGCTCTTTGCCTTTTGAATAGCTCCCCCGCTCTAGAAACACTAGAACTCCATGCAAGTGAGTTCTTAGCTGCCAAAGCTAATGTAGGTTTTGTGAACTCTTGTTTGGATGTCGACCGAAGTTACTCATTCACCCAACTGCGAcatgtgaaaatatacacCATctatgaaacatgtgaagCTCAACTGGATTTTATTCAGTTTCTTCTTTTATGTTCGCCTGTGCTTTAGACGTTCACAGTTAATATTGAGGCTATTGCTCTTGATGCAAATGAATCTTTGGCGCTAGTGAAGAAGTTGCTTCCTATGAGGCGGGCTTCAGGGAATGTGAAGATGATCTACATAGACGA from Argentina anserina chromosome 2, drPotAnse1.1, whole genome shotgun sequence carries:
- the LOC126783332 gene encoding acetyltransferase At1g77540-like, which translates into the protein MATASGAAGGGSSAPKIVWNEAKYRFESDDQKAYIDYVLREKGKVMDLVHTYVPSSKRGLGLASHLCVAAFNHAKANSMSVIPTCSYVSETFLPKNPSWKSQLYSPETKSSI